In the Alkaliphilus oremlandii OhILAs genome, one interval contains:
- a CDS encoding putative signal transducing protein, protein MRKNTDQIKLIKLRSIANEIELSMIKAILDENNIPYLIKDHGPGGHMRLIGGVSLFGTDIMVAEADVDRANSLLESIIVD, encoded by the coding sequence ATGCGTAAAAACACAGATCAAATCAAACTAATCAAACTGAGAAGTATTGCAAATGAAATCGAATTAAGTATGATAAAAGCAATACTAGATGAAAACAACATACCGTATCTTATCAAGGATCATGGTCCAGGGGGACATATGAGGTTAATCGGTGGTGTGTCACTATTTGGCACTGATATTATGGTAGCGGAAGCCGATGTTGATAGAGCAAATAGCCTGCTGGAATCTATAATTGTGGATTAA
- a CDS encoding DUF5301 domain-containing protein gives MKKKIMLISIAFIFAVVIGAIVIYNNIFPLAEPIKLPTASEVYAIEIKKENISEQYTSDKEIAEILGCLSKAKATRIITAHERPVVREYYTVNFYSKEEWQYTSFVYKENFKWYIEQPYYGVYEIEKELADFLPYIENLVEDTKANLFDLIPMVRIQGKLYLDTGKESDLNPRCGVMDGKITSTVEPFEKPTQENQSNFGSGFEYQFVSDNSIDIYMNEKWIRFENRD, from the coding sequence TTGAAGAAAAAAATCATGCTCATATCCATAGCTTTTATTTTTGCTGTGGTGATCGGTGCAATAGTCATTTATAATAATATCTTTCCACTAGCTGAACCTATTAAATTGCCTACAGCAAGTGAAGTGTATGCCATAGAAATTAAAAAAGAAAACATTTCGGAGCAATATACCAGTGATAAAGAAATTGCAGAAATATTAGGTTGTTTGTCAAAAGCTAAGGCCACTAGGATTATTACTGCACACGAGAGACCTGTTGTAAGAGAATATTATACGGTTAACTTTTACTCAAAGGAAGAGTGGCAATATACGTCATTTGTTTACAAAGAAAACTTCAAATGGTACATAGAGCAGCCGTATTATGGGGTTTATGAAATAGAAAAGGAATTAGCTGATTTTCTACCTTATATTGAGAATTTAGTTGAAGATACAAAGGCTAATTTATTTGATTTAATACCAATGGTAAGAATTCAAGGGAAGTTATACTTAGACACTGGAAAAGAAAGCGATCTTAATCCAAGATGTGGGGTAATGGACGGAAAAATAACTTCAACGGTAGAACCCTTTGAAAAACCTACCCAAGAGAATCAATCTAATTTTGGTAGTGGATTTGAGTATCAATTTGTAAGCGACAACAGCATTGATATTTATATGAATGAAAAATGGATTCGATTTGAAAATAGAGATTAA
- a CDS encoding metallophosphoesterase family protein: MESYVETINLMREIQRKTLNHNHTNAEEIRADYFKTIDLVWKELKDLGQEDLTHLYQVHRFLIEEVFNIHRNERSQINEDIFKESLNIKQIKDQLEDGKQGHHIYSFNDDYCEYYVIGDIHSDTISIQRILEKTSFFNKVISKVKIKLIFLGDYVDRGKAHLKTLQCVLTLKYLFPQNIYLQRGNHDGGFFEDGAVKMWVRKPDADSEEDWFLLYLYNLSNSNKTLPIDIIDQYLSLFNSLGNISFICHKNITLMLTHGGIPRPIKGEKGFFSYINRISDLTNESILDDLNGTIVKNMMWSDPSVVEEDLREDSVRFRFTETHFEEFRKCIGFDIFVRGHQAEPKGYHKVFRDGLITIFSSGSILVDDKNINNETAYSYVEPKMLHVNKDGEVLILDLNS, translated from the coding sequence ATGGAGAGTTACGTAGAGACAATCAATTTAATGAGAGAAATACAAAGAAAGACTTTAAATCATAACCATACCAATGCGGAAGAAATCAGAGCGGACTATTTTAAAACTATCGATTTGGTTTGGAAGGAGTTAAAAGACTTAGGACAAGAAGATTTAACCCATCTGTACCAAGTCCATAGATTTTTAATTGAGGAAGTCTTTAATATCCACAGAAATGAAAGAAGTCAAATAAATGAAGATATTTTCAAAGAAAGTCTAAATATTAAACAGATTAAAGACCAGCTTGAGGATGGTAAACAAGGCCACCATATATATTCATTTAATGACGATTATTGTGAGTATTATGTCATAGGGGACATTCACTCTGATACCATCAGTATTCAAAGGATTCTAGAAAAGACGAGTTTCTTTAATAAAGTGATAAGCAAAGTAAAGATTAAACTGATATTCTTAGGCGATTATGTGGACAGGGGTAAAGCCCATCTTAAAACTTTGCAATGTGTTTTAACTTTAAAATATCTATTTCCGCAGAACATCTATCTTCAAAGAGGAAATCACGATGGTGGATTCTTTGAAGATGGCGCAGTAAAAATGTGGGTTAGAAAGCCCGATGCAGACAGTGAAGAAGACTGGTTCTTGTTATATCTATACAATCTATCAAACTCCAATAAAACGCTCCCTATAGATATTATTGATCAATATCTAAGTCTATTTAACAGCCTAGGAAATATTTCTTTTATCTGCCATAAAAATATTACATTAATGCTGACCCATGGAGGTATTCCAAGACCGATAAAAGGAGAAAAAGGCTTTTTTTCATATATCAATAGGATCTCAGACCTTACGAATGAAAGTATTTTGGATGATTTAAATGGTACCATCGTAAAAAATATGATGTGGAGTGATCCGTCGGTCGTAGAGGAAGATTTAAGAGAAGATAGTGTAAGATTCAGATTTACGGAGACTCATTTTGAAGAATTTAGAAAGTGTATCGGTTTCGATATTTTTGTTCGTGGACATCAGGCAGAGCCCAAAGGATATCATAAGGTTTTTAGGGATGGACTGATTACAATTTTCTCCAGTGGCAGTATTTTAGTTGATGATAAGAATATAAATAATGAAACAGCTTACAGTTATGTAGAGCCTAAGATGCTACACGTAAATAAAGATGGTGAAGTATTGATTTTAGATTTGAATTCTTAG
- a CDS encoding FlxA-like family protein → MINGFRSNLEPINKNYMQGIANQRKDSIIEGLQKQMQNLQEQLTKISDNEEMTIEQKMDRKKELREQIEELNRQMMQRNLEIRKEEQEKKNEKIEEAAKKSDKNVKNEDILDKNLISYSSSFNKIKDHKLIQTRLEGESRVLRGEIKMDEDRGLDVSEKKKKLSELNSNIEKVAKDIGKELEGINTKIKETNKGENDKKALEKDATRGDKNIPKIYKPILGDQIEVKEQKEEDKKVDITL, encoded by the coding sequence ATGATTAATGGATTCAGGAGTAATCTAGAGCCAATCAATAAAAATTATATGCAAGGAATAGCAAACCAGAGAAAAGATTCTATTATAGAAGGTTTGCAAAAACAGATGCAAAACCTACAGGAACAGCTAACGAAGATTTCCGACAATGAAGAAATGACCATAGAACAAAAAATGGATCGAAAAAAAGAACTTAGAGAGCAGATCGAAGAGCTAAATAGGCAAATGATGCAACGTAATTTGGAAATACGTAAGGAAGAACAAGAAAAGAAAAATGAAAAAATCGAAGAAGCTGCAAAAAAATCAGATAAAAATGTAAAAAATGAAGATATTTTAGATAAGAATCTAATTTCATATTCAAGTTCATTCAATAAAATCAAAGATCATAAATTAATACAGACCAGATTAGAAGGAGAGAGCCGAGTCCTTAGGGGAGAAATTAAGATGGATGAAGATCGAGGGCTAGATGTATCGGAAAAGAAGAAAAAGTTATCGGAGCTTAATAGCAATATAGAGAAAGTTGCCAAGGACATTGGAAAAGAACTAGAAGGAATCAACACAAAGATCAAAGAAACTAATAAAGGCGAAAATGATAAAAAAGCTTTAGAAAAAGATGCAACTAGGGGTGATAAAAACATACCTAAAATTTATAAGCCGATATTGGGAGATCAGATTGAAGTAAAGGAGCAAAAAGAAGAGGATAAAAAAGTAGATATTACTTTATAA
- the mutY gene encoding A/G-specific adenine glycosylase: MMKVSFKEKGKPMNTTTLVQQFTPRTTLQEESKHKILTELEQYGEKLYFRESLHGHMTASAIILNPQLDKILMVHHNIYNSYGWTGGHADGETDLYSVAYKEAQEETGVEKLYPVSRSILSAEALPVQEHIKKGKQVTAHEHYNLTFGFICSEKEKIRIKPDENSGVKWIEIDKLSQYCTEANMIPIYEDNIRYIQHLMEEKKKNYKRLPEKLLNWYQKNARDLPWRKNQDPYRVWLSEIMLQQTRVDTVIDYYNRFLQAFPTIDALALADEERVLKLWEGLGYYSRARNLHKTAKIIVAQYEGNFPETHEELLKLPGIGSYTAGAIASISFNLPVAAVDGNVLRVVSRITEDYRCIDEEKVKKEMGNQLAEVYPENQCGDFTQSLMELGATICLPNGAPLCNECPAIEICMANKNDTQIFLPVRKEKTARKTRELTVFVFVSQGKVALQKRTEKGVLEGLWELPNRDGMSEEDAVSLYLEELGTLEYRIEKQKKAHHIFTHIRWDMVCYYVHCTHPFGSYIWAGSEELEKEYSVPTAFKKFLSFKDLHDLNTFEK; the protein is encoded by the coding sequence ATGATGAAAGTGAGCTTTAAAGAGAAAGGAAAGCCGATGAATACAACTACACTGGTTCAACAATTTACACCTCGCACCACTTTGCAAGAGGAAAGTAAGCATAAGATTTTGACGGAGTTAGAGCAGTATGGAGAGAAACTCTACTTTAGAGAATCTCTTCACGGGCATATGACGGCCTCTGCTATTATTTTAAATCCTCAATTGGATAAAATATTGATGGTTCATCATAATATATACAATAGCTATGGATGGACTGGTGGCCATGCAGATGGGGAAACTGATTTATACTCGGTGGCTTATAAAGAAGCGCAAGAGGAGACTGGCGTCGAAAAACTGTACCCTGTAAGCAGAAGCATTCTTTCAGCGGAAGCCCTACCTGTACAAGAACATATAAAAAAAGGAAAACAAGTTACTGCCCATGAACACTATAACCTAACCTTTGGCTTTATCTGCTCCGAAAAGGAAAAAATAAGAATAAAGCCCGATGAAAATAGTGGCGTAAAATGGATTGAAATTGATAAGCTATCCCAGTACTGTACGGAAGCCAATATGATTCCGATTTATGAGGACAATATTCGTTATATCCAGCATCTCATGGAAGAGAAAAAGAAGAATTATAAAAGACTACCGGAAAAATTGCTGAATTGGTATCAAAAGAATGCTCGAGATCTGCCATGGCGTAAAAATCAAGATCCCTACCGTGTTTGGCTGTCAGAGATTATGCTACAGCAGACGCGAGTAGACACGGTGATTGATTATTACAATCGATTTCTCCAAGCCTTTCCCACCATTGATGCATTGGCCTTAGCTGACGAAGAAAGGGTTTTAAAGCTATGGGAAGGTCTCGGCTACTATTCCAGAGCACGAAACCTGCATAAAACAGCAAAAATAATCGTGGCACAATATGAGGGTAATTTCCCAGAAACTCACGAAGAATTATTAAAACTGCCGGGGATCGGAAGCTATACGGCAGGAGCCATTGCATCTATTAGCTTCAACCTGCCTGTGGCTGCAGTGGATGGCAATGTATTACGGGTAGTTTCTAGAATTACGGAGGACTATCGCTGTATCGATGAAGAAAAAGTAAAGAAGGAAATGGGAAATCAGTTGGCTGAAGTGTACCCTGAAAACCAATGCGGCGACTTTACTCAAAGCCTTATGGAACTGGGCGCAACGATCTGTTTACCAAATGGAGCGCCTTTGTGCAATGAATGTCCAGCTATAGAGATATGCATGGCGAATAAAAACGATACGCAAATCTTTTTACCAGTGAGAAAAGAAAAAACAGCTCGTAAAACACGGGAATTAACTGTTTTTGTGTTTGTTTCACAAGGAAAAGTTGCGCTGCAAAAGCGGACCGAAAAAGGTGTTCTAGAGGGATTATGGGAATTGCCAAATCGGGATGGGATGTCAGAGGAAGATGCGGTTTCTTTATATCTCGAAGAACTGGGTACTTTGGAATATCGGATTGAAAAGCAGAAAAAGGCACACCATATTTTTACCCATATTCGATGGGACATGGTCTGCTATTATGTTCACTGTACCCATCCATTCGGTTCCTATATCTGGGCAGGTTCTGAGGAATTGGAGAAAGAATATTCCGTTCCAACAGCATTTAAAAAATTTTTGAGTTTTAAAGATCTTCATGATTTAAATACATTTGAAAAATAA